A stretch of Edaphobacter lichenicola DNA encodes these proteins:
- a CDS encoding DUF2141 domain-containing protein, whose amino-acid sequence MMLANVLTFVLIVLTGAASSVPAVENVIHVDVEGLRSSKGQVMCALYSSAEGFPKNGDKALAHTSSPVSNGNGVCDFRGILPGRYAIAVYHDENSNGRLDTNFVGMPREGVGASNNAKGHFGPPKFDDAAFGFTGGRVELKIAVTYL is encoded by the coding sequence ATGATGCTGGCAAATGTTCTGACGTTCGTGTTGATCGTGCTCACGGGTGCGGCGTCGTCGGTACCGGCGGTAGAGAACGTGATTCACGTGGACGTGGAGGGCTTGCGCAGCAGTAAGGGGCAGGTGATGTGTGCCCTCTATTCGTCGGCGGAAGGCTTTCCTAAGAACGGCGACAAAGCTCTGGCCCATACGAGTTCCCCGGTTTCAAATGGTAATGGGGTGTGTGATTTCAGAGGCATCCTGCCGGGCAGGTATGCGATTGCGGTTTACCACGATGAAAACTCCAACGGCAGACTGGACACCAATTTTGTAGGTATGCCGCGGGAAGGAGTGGGAGCTTCTAACAATGCAAAGGGGCACTTTGGACCGCCAAAGTTCGATGACGCCGCATTCGGCTTCACAGGCGGCCGCGTGGAGCTGAAGATTGCTGTGACCTACCTTTAG
- the tsaE gene encoding tRNA (adenosine(37)-N6)-threonylcarbamoyltransferase complex ATPase subunit type 1 TsaE: MMGEGERVSLELREKKRFKTRSEAGTLAMGERVAEMLLPAPKMFVLRGDLGAGKTTLVKGIAAALGAAAEDDVTSPTFTLVHEYAGKKVRLFHLDLYRLETERELLTLGLEEMAEEPDALVLVEWGEKFPSVVARADGEIAIEHAGGDERMFYVRVKA; the protein is encoded by the coding sequence ATGATGGGAGAGGGCGAGCGCGTGAGTTTGGAGTTGCGGGAGAAGAAGCGGTTCAAGACGCGGAGTGAGGCGGGGACGCTGGCGATGGGGGAGCGGGTGGCGGAGATGTTGCTGCCGGCGCCGAAGATGTTTGTGCTGCGGGGGGATCTGGGGGCGGGGAAGACGACGCTGGTGAAGGGGATCGCCGCGGCGCTGGGGGCGGCGGCAGAGGACGATGTGACGAGTCCCACTTTTACGCTGGTGCATGAGTATGCGGGGAAGAAGGTGCGGCTGTTTCATCTGGATCTTTATCGGCTGGAGACGGAGCGGGAGTTGTTGACGCTGGGGCTGGAGGAGATGGCGGAGGAGCCGGATGCGCTGGTGCTGGTGGAGTGGGGGGAGAAGTTTCCGAGCGTGGTGGCGCGGGCGGATGGGGAGATTGCGATTGAACATGCGGGTGGGGATGAGCGGATGTTTTATGTTCGGGTGAAGGCGTAG
- a CDS encoding DUF4019 domain-containing protein has product MRRVLRIVLAVCVIAGVAHGSMGFAMQEHAPQAQQDAVQLAAREAEAWLAKMDGGKYAECWTEASEVVKNAVTMEKFESSMKTVREPMGKLESRKLQSASYTTLLPGVPPGEYVVILYETSFEHKATAQETMIMTREKDKIWRVAGYYIK; this is encoded by the coding sequence ATGCGTAGAGTTTTGAGGATTGTGTTGGCAGTATGTGTGATTGCGGGAGTGGCGCACGGAAGCATGGGTTTTGCGATGCAGGAACATGCTCCGCAAGCGCAACAGGATGCGGTGCAGCTTGCGGCTCGTGAGGCGGAAGCGTGGCTGGCGAAGATGGATGGCGGCAAGTATGCGGAGTGCTGGACGGAGGCTTCGGAGGTGGTGAAGAACGCGGTCACGATGGAGAAGTTTGAGTCTTCGATGAAGACGGTGCGTGAGCCGATGGGAAAGCTGGAGAGCAGGAAGCTGCAGAGTGCGTCGTATACGACGTTGCTGCCGGGAGTTCCGCCTGGGGAGTATGTGGTGATTCTGTACGAGACGAGTTTTGAGCATAAGGCTACGGCGCAGGAGACGATGATCATGACCCGCGAGAAGGATAAGATCTGGCGGGTGGCTGGGTACTACATCAAGTAG
- a CDS encoding ferritin family protein yields the protein MSGINVGKSAAGLLPRRSFVTRAGLFGLSATAAAFLPGTTLHAATPGLDNQSGDTAQEIFTAALIAEDLASTFYYNGLVGPVIMDPNLAGPGGTATHVVAAGNLGNVEYFRAALSEEIQHADLLRSLIGKTVSTTDPVQTFYFPTGTFDTLAPFIAVLNALENAFIAAYLLATIEFAQMASDTRGGLVIERDASGAAYTARDLEYFAQVAASIMGVEAEHRVLGRVVMNQNPANNTNYERTDLLTAVYNGKRSAVVALTPFLAPGEGLTAYSLQTALTNAPSVYKNVPGGPPKPPSYPAGH from the coding sequence ATGAGTGGAATCAATGTTGGTAAATCGGCAGCGGGTCTGCTGCCACGTCGTTCCTTTGTCACCCGGGCTGGGCTCTTTGGCCTGTCCGCAACCGCAGCGGCGTTTCTTCCGGGTACCACGCTTCATGCAGCGACTCCTGGTCTGGACAATCAGAGTGGCGATACGGCGCAGGAGATCTTTACTGCGGCTTTGATTGCCGAGGATCTGGCATCGACGTTCTATTACAACGGTCTGGTGGGTCCGGTGATTATGGATCCGAACCTTGCCGGACCGGGCGGAACGGCCACGCACGTGGTGGCGGCCGGAAACCTGGGCAACGTTGAATACTTTCGCGCTGCGTTGAGCGAAGAGATTCAGCATGCCGACCTGCTTCGGTCTCTGATTGGGAAGACGGTTTCGACGACCGATCCGGTGCAGACGTTTTATTTTCCGACGGGAACGTTCGATACGCTTGCTCCCTTTATCGCTGTTTTGAATGCCCTGGAGAATGCTTTTATTGCTGCGTACCTACTGGCTACGATCGAGTTTGCCCAGATGGCGTCTGATACGAGAGGTGGTCTGGTGATTGAGCGTGATGCCAGCGGAGCTGCTTATACGGCGCGGGACCTGGAGTACTTTGCGCAGGTGGCTGCCTCGATCATGGGAGTGGAGGCGGAGCATCGCGTGCTGGGCAGGGTTGTGATGAATCAGAATCCGGCTAACAATACGAACTACGAACGTACAGACCTACTGACTGCGGTCTATAACGGGAAGAGGTCTGCGGTGGTTGCCCTGACGCCGTTCTTGGCGCCTGGTGAAGGGTTGACGGCGTATTCGTTGCAAACGGCGCTGACAAACGCACCGAGCGTTTATAAGAATGTACCTGGTGGACCGCCAAAGCCGCCTTCTTACCCTGCGGGACACTGA
- a CDS encoding GNAT family N-acetyltransferase: MPASGPSSNKATPNITTPRLQLVPITPESLTSEQNSDGKLGEILHCRITSEWPHADWEPHVLQLLQQRFAEDPTDIGWHRYILLPATAIQPATLIGSVGGFRWPDDPHAAEIGYAILPEFRLHGYALEATKAMIHWIETTGSANRIFAHTFPHLTGSIRILEHCGFTLEGPGKEENTIRYRRN; this comes from the coding sequence ATGCCAGCATCAGGCCCATCGTCAAACAAAGCCACACCCAACATCACAACGCCCCGCCTCCAACTAGTCCCCATCACCCCCGAGTCCCTCACCTCCGAGCAAAACTCCGACGGCAAACTAGGCGAAATCCTCCACTGCCGCATCACCTCCGAGTGGCCCCACGCCGACTGGGAGCCGCACGTCCTCCAACTCCTCCAGCAGCGCTTCGCCGAAGACCCAACCGACATCGGCTGGCACCGCTACATCCTCCTCCCAGCCACCGCCATCCAACCCGCAACCCTCATCGGCTCTGTCGGCGGCTTCCGCTGGCCCGACGATCCCCACGCCGCCGAGATCGGCTACGCCATCCTCCCCGAGTTCCGTCTCCACGGCTACGCCCTCGAAGCGACCAAAGCCATGATCCACTGGATCGAAACCACCGGCTCCGCAAACAGAATCTTCGCCCACACCTTTCCCCACCTCACCGGCTCCATCCGCATCCTCGAGCACTGCGGCTTCACCCTCGAAGGCCCCGGCAAAGAAGAAAACACTATCCGCTACCGCAGAAATTAA
- a CDS encoding class I SAM-dependent methyltransferase yields MPAPTPPQHPFDQIHGVETSGLIAAGNLTTGHPNDAHVTAYYGVAPSILRTLINLWRDTNPPHPIHHYSFVDIGAGKGRAMLVASELPFHQIIGIELNPTLADTAQLNLEHWRATNAADSTAPPLAPIRLLEQDALTFDFPRTPTLAFLFHPFEAPVLKLLLRRIEAQFTPRRGTPAPAFDLLYVNSECRAVLDRLPAFTRLFLGPVAMSPEDHAADLAAIAQQKEYGSTGDEECAIYRLTGRSATLTPKPIHQIK; encoded by the coding sequence ATGCCCGCGCCCACTCCACCGCAGCATCCCTTCGACCAGATCCACGGCGTCGAAACCAGCGGCCTCATCGCCGCCGGCAACCTCACCACCGGCCACCCCAACGACGCCCACGTCACCGCCTACTACGGCGTCGCCCCCAGCATCCTCCGCACCCTCATCAACCTCTGGCGCGACACCAACCCGCCCCATCCCATCCACCACTACTCCTTCGTCGACATCGGTGCCGGCAAAGGCCGCGCCATGCTCGTCGCCAGCGAACTCCCCTTCCACCAAATCATCGGCATCGAGCTCAACCCCACCCTGGCCGACACCGCCCAACTCAACCTCGAACACTGGCGCGCCACCAACGCCGCCGACTCCACCGCCCCACCCCTAGCGCCCATTCGCCTCCTCGAGCAAGACGCCCTCACCTTCGACTTCCCCCGAACTCCCACCCTAGCCTTCCTCTTCCATCCCTTCGAAGCCCCCGTCCTCAAGCTCCTCCTCCGCCGCATCGAAGCCCAGTTCACCCCCCGCCGCGGCACCCCCGCTCCAGCCTTCGACCTCCTCTACGTCAACTCCGAGTGCCGCGCCGTCCTCGACCGCCTCCCCGCCTTCACCCGCCTCTTCCTTGGCCCCGTAGCCATGTCCCCCGAAGACCACGCCGCCGACCTCGCCGCCATCGCCCAGCAAAAAGAGTACGGCTCCACCGGCGACGAGGAGTGCGCCATCTACCGCCTAACCGGCCGCTCCGCCACTCTGACTCCTAAGCCAATCCACCAAATCAAGTGA
- a CDS encoding metal-sulfur cluster assembly factor, whose protein sequence is MLTQTDILQALRDCYDPVLPCNIVDLGLIHSIAITPDVEAPGATIPGVPQKHIIEISVTPTQTEEAAIAQLSAQISNRLAGLEAISRTTITLLDTPIWSPLNITPAGRKTLGLDGNPHLVQIR, encoded by the coding sequence ATGCTCACCCAGACCGACATCCTCCAAGCTCTCCGCGACTGCTACGACCCCGTCCTGCCCTGCAACATCGTCGACCTCGGCCTCATCCACTCCATCGCCATCACCCCCGACGTCGAAGCTCCCGGCGCAACCATCCCAGGCGTCCCGCAAAAACACATCATAGAAATCTCCGTCACTCCCACCCAAACCGAAGAAGCCGCCATCGCCCAACTCAGCGCACAGATCTCCAACCGCCTCGCTGGTCTCGAAGCTATCAGCCGCACCACTATCACCCTCCTCGACACGCCCATCTGGTCCCCCCTCAACATCACTCCCGCCGGCCGCAAGACCCTTGGCCTCGACGGCAACCCGCACCTGGTCCAGATCCGCTAA
- a CDS encoding (R)-mandelonitrile lyase: MKIVKSGERGSRKGPGEWFTGDVWVDGIVEAAAPSRLQAARVTFSPGARTAWHTHPVVQVLEVISGLGWVQLEGQAAQVIQPGDVVVIEAGENHWHGAQAGRTMVHLAMQQADDSGSTVAWGAKVTDEEYAAAG, translated from the coding sequence ATGAAGATAGTGAAGAGTGGTGAAAGAGGAAGCAGGAAGGGGCCGGGGGAGTGGTTTACCGGCGATGTTTGGGTGGATGGGATTGTGGAGGCGGCTGCGCCCTCGCGGTTGCAGGCGGCTCGGGTGACGTTTTCTCCGGGGGCGCGGACGGCTTGGCATACGCATCCGGTGGTGCAGGTGCTCGAGGTGATTTCTGGTTTGGGCTGGGTGCAGTTGGAGGGGCAGGCTGCGCAGGTGATTCAGCCTGGAGATGTGGTGGTGATTGAGGCGGGGGAGAATCATTGGCATGGCGCACAGGCTGGGCGCACGATGGTGCATCTGGCGATGCAGCAGGCGGATGATTCGGGAAGTACGGTTGCTTGGGGCGCTAAGGTGACCGACGAGGAGTATGCTGCGGCGGGGTGA
- a CDS encoding polyprenyl synthetase family protein, producing MQPTVKDLLLSGAQLTDSALERLLPATDTLPHSIHRAMRHSTFAGGKRLRPILCMEAARLAACTDAYPEGIADLGAALEMIHTYSLIHDDLPALDNDDLRRGQPTCHVVFGEATAILAGDALQTLAFQTIAALPIPSPATIAILREITLAIGTGVGHVGDLDTKLPPGMIGGQVMDIEAEGTPPTAALVEAIHRSKTGALITASIVSGGLYGLSLRHRSTSSYSRDENFIGPKPGRTAYAPYADTTARLRTFGEKAGLAFQIVDDVLDMTQSSEELGKTAGKDTASIKATWPAVFGIDQSLHDAEELIADAFAALAPFGTAAAPLKSLAQYLVERKN from the coding sequence ATGCAACCCACGGTAAAAGACCTGCTCCTCTCCGGCGCCCAACTCACCGACTCCGCCCTCGAACGCCTCCTCCCCGCAACCGACACTCTCCCCCACTCCATCCACCGCGCCATGCGGCACAGCACCTTCGCCGGCGGCAAGCGTCTCCGTCCCATCCTCTGCATGGAAGCAGCCCGCCTCGCCGCATGCACCGATGCCTATCCCGAGGGAATCGCCGACCTCGGCGCCGCGCTCGAAATGATCCACACCTACTCCCTCATCCACGACGACCTGCCCGCCCTCGACAACGACGACCTCCGCCGCGGCCAGCCTACCTGCCATGTCGTCTTCGGCGAAGCCACCGCCATCCTCGCCGGCGACGCCCTCCAGACCCTCGCCTTCCAAACCATCGCCGCCCTTCCCATCCCATCCCCAGCCACAATCGCCATCCTTCGCGAGATCACCCTCGCCATCGGCACCGGCGTTGGCCACGTTGGCGACCTGGATACCAAACTCCCTCCCGGTATGATTGGCGGTCAAGTCATGGACATCGAAGCCGAAGGCACCCCACCCACAGCAGCACTCGTCGAAGCGATCCACCGCTCCAAGACTGGCGCTCTCATCACCGCCAGCATCGTCTCCGGCGGTCTCTATGGCCTGAGCCTGCGTCATCGCTCGACCAGCAGCTACTCTCGTGACGAAAACTTCATCGGACCGAAACCAGGCCGTACCGCCTACGCTCCCTATGCCGACACCACCGCACGCCTCCGCACCTTCGGCGAAAAGGCCGGCCTGGCCTTCCAGATCGTCGACGACGTCCTCGACATGACGCAAAGCTCCGAGGAGCTCGGCAAGACCGCAGGCAAAGACACCGCCAGCATCAAAGCCACCTGGCCCGCCGTCTTCGGCATCGACCAATCCCTCCACGACGCCGAAGAGCTCATCGCCGACGCCTTCGCCGCGCTAGCCCCCTTCGGCACCGCCGCCGCCCCCCTCAAATCGCTAGCCCAATATCTAGTCGAACGAAAAAACTAA
- a CDS encoding GNAT family N-acetyltransferase: MATLHQITPPLASSYKAVRLRALHDIPAAFGSTYARESQFTDADWQQRTANLCTPRSIGYLAHNHDDYCGIAVSFLKEQNPQHAELMSVWVAPEQRRTSTGRLLVDAIEAWARRSGAHSLQLMVTSKNLAAIAFYEHLGFTPTGRTEPYPPNPTLIQFEMSKSLH, translated from the coding sequence ATGGCCACTCTCCACCAGATCACTCCGCCTCTTGCCTCGAGCTACAAAGCAGTCCGCCTCCGCGCCCTCCACGACATACCTGCCGCCTTCGGCAGCACCTACGCCCGAGAATCTCAATTCACCGACGCCGACTGGCAGCAACGCACCGCCAATCTCTGCACGCCGCGCTCCATCGGCTACCTCGCACACAACCACGACGACTACTGCGGCATCGCCGTCTCCTTCCTCAAAGAACAAAACCCGCAGCACGCCGAACTCATGTCCGTGTGGGTCGCACCCGAGCAGCGCCGCACCAGCACCGGCCGCCTCCTGGTCGACGCCATCGAAGCCTGGGCGCGCCGCAGCGGAGCCCACTCCCTTCAACTCATGGTCACCAGCAAAAACCTTGCCGCCATCGCCTTTTACGAACACCTCGGCTTCACCCCAACCGGCCGCACCGAACCCTATCCTCCAAATCCAACTCTGATCCAATTTGAGATGTCCAAATCCCTCCATTAA
- a CDS encoding DHA2 family efflux MFS transporter permease subunit has protein sequence MASAATAPPDQSAEVTKGVNPWLIAASVMLATFMEVLDTAIASVALPYIAGSLSASNDEATWVLTSYLVANAIVLPASNWFSLRFGRKRFLLSCIVIFTIASFACGAAPTLGIMLLARIVQGAGGGALQPLSQAILLESFPPSKRGAAMAVFAFGVVVAPVLGPTLGGWLTDTYSWRYAFYINIPIGILAILMITRFVHDPPYISKAKVAAFDRYGFAALVVWTGCLQVVLDKGQEDDWFGALWIRWAVFFLVTSFIYFCWHCWRDKDTIVDLKVLKDRNFLLGCILIFMFGVGIYSTVTVLPLFYQELLGYTAFTAGLVVAPRGIGAVCGMPIIGYLSNKVDPRYLLTFGFFTFGLTTLYFGNVTLDISPTTLLLPILITGFGLSFVFVPISTAAYGTLEAKQIGNASGLFNLMRNVGGSIGISIASTLLTRRTDVHQNEIINSVPRTGQQFQNALGGMTQFLTNPFGKANAADPAQAALYQQLGRQATNWAFVDVFRWLSLLCFFCVGIVWFLKKVKPGKPPAGAH, from the coding sequence ATGGCCTCGGCTGCGACCGCACCACCCGATCAATCCGCGGAAGTCACCAAAGGCGTCAATCCGTGGCTGATCGCCGCCTCCGTCATGCTCGCCACCTTCATGGAGGTGCTCGACACCGCCATCGCCTCGGTCGCCCTGCCCTACATCGCCGGCTCCCTCTCCGCCTCAAACGACGAAGCCACCTGGGTCCTCACCAGCTATCTTGTCGCCAACGCCATCGTCCTCCCCGCCAGCAACTGGTTCTCCCTCCGCTTCGGCCGCAAACGCTTTCTCCTCTCCTGCATCGTCATCTTCACCATCGCCAGCTTCGCCTGTGGAGCAGCCCCCACCCTCGGCATCATGCTCCTGGCCCGCATCGTTCAAGGCGCCGGCGGAGGCGCGCTCCAGCCACTCTCCCAGGCCATTCTCCTCGAATCCTTCCCGCCCTCAAAACGCGGAGCCGCCATGGCCGTCTTCGCCTTCGGTGTCGTCGTCGCCCCCGTCCTCGGCCCCACCCTCGGCGGCTGGCTCACCGACACCTACTCCTGGCGCTACGCCTTCTACATCAACATCCCCATCGGCATCCTCGCCATCCTCATGATCACCCGCTTCGTCCACGACCCGCCCTACATCAGCAAGGCCAAGGTCGCTGCCTTCGACCGCTACGGCTTCGCTGCCCTCGTCGTCTGGACCGGCTGCCTCCAGGTCGTCCTCGACAAAGGCCAGGAGGATGACTGGTTCGGCGCTCTCTGGATCCGCTGGGCCGTCTTCTTCCTAGTCACCTCCTTCATCTACTTCTGCTGGCACTGCTGGCGCGACAAAGACACCATCGTCGATCTAAAAGTCCTCAAAGACCGAAACTTCCTCCTCGGCTGCATTCTCATCTTCATGTTCGGCGTCGGCATCTACTCCACCGTCACCGTCCTGCCGCTCTTCTATCAGGAACTCCTCGGCTACACCGCCTTCACCGCCGGCCTGGTCGTCGCCCCCCGAGGCATCGGAGCCGTCTGCGGCATGCCCATCATCGGCTACCTCTCCAACAAAGTAGACCCACGATACCTTCTCACCTTCGGCTTCTTCACCTTCGGCCTCACCACCCTCTACTTCGGCAACGTCACACTCGACATCTCCCCCACCACCCTGCTCCTCCCCATCCTCATCACCGGCTTCGGTCTCAGCTTTGTCTTCGTCCCCATCAGCACCGCCGCCTACGGCACGCTCGAAGCGAAACAGATCGGCAACGCCAGCGGCCTCTTCAATCTCATGCGCAACGTAGGCGGCTCCATCGGCATCTCCATCGCCTCCACCCTGCTAACCCGCCGCACCGACGTCCACCAAAACGAGATCATCAACTCGGTCCCTCGCACCGGCCAGCAGTTTCAGAACGCACTCGGCGGCATGACCCAGTTCCTGACCAACCCCTTCGGAAAGGCGAACGCCGCCGATCCCGCCCAGGCCGCGCTCTACCAGCAACTAGGCCGCCAAGCCACCAACTGGGCCTTCGTCGATGTCTTCCGCTGGCTCTCTCTCCTCTGCTTCTTCTGTGTAGGCATCGTCTGGTTCCTGAAAAAAGTAAAACCAGGCAAACCACCCGCCGGCGCCCATTAA
- the dnaK gene encoding molecular chaperone DnaK, translating to MAKIIGIDLGTTNSCVAVMEGGEPKVIPNEEGGRTTPSVVAFTKSGERLVGQVAKRQAITNPENTIYSIKRFMGRRLNEVGDEMKMVPYKVVAKGDNIVIVAQGKEYTPPEISAMILQKLKKASEDYLGTSVTEAVITVPAYFNDAQRQATKDAGRIAGLDVKRIVNEPTAAALAYGLDKKKDETIAVYDFGGGTFDISILEVGEGVIEVKSTNGDTHLGGDNLDQRIVDWLIAEFKSETGLDLHSKGNEMALQRLKDAAERAKIELSTAQETEINLPFITADASGPKHLVRKLTRAKLESLVDDLLQRSIGPCKQAMKDAGVDASKIDEVVLVGGQTRMPKIQQLVKDLFGKEPHKGVNPDEVVAIGAAVQAGVLAGEVKDLLLLDVTPLTLSIETMGGVATAMINRNTTIPTKKTETFSTAADSQTEVEVHVLQGERPMASQNRTLGKFKLAGIPPAPRGVPQIEVTFDIDANGILNVTAKDNATGKDQKITITSSSGLSKEEVERMAKDAEAHAAEDKEQRDAVEARNGLDSLVYNIEKMLKDAGDKVQASDKSEVETALAEAKTTLAGTPSATELNAAKDRLTTVSHKLAEAMYKASAASAPTDGATGATEAHEEPKKDEGVIDAEYVDVDEKK from the coding sequence ATGGCAAAGATTATTGGAATTGACCTGGGAACGACGAACTCGTGCGTTGCGGTGATGGAGGGTGGCGAGCCGAAGGTGATCCCGAATGAAGAGGGTGGCCGGACTACGCCATCAGTGGTTGCGTTTACCAAGAGCGGGGAGCGGCTGGTGGGCCAGGTGGCCAAGCGGCAGGCGATTACGAACCCGGAGAACACGATCTATTCGATCAAGCGGTTTATGGGTCGCCGGTTGAACGAGGTTGGCGATGAGATGAAGATGGTGCCGTACAAGGTGGTGGCGAAGGGCGACAACATCGTCATTGTGGCACAGGGCAAGGAGTACACGCCGCCTGAGATCTCGGCGATGATTCTGCAGAAGTTGAAGAAAGCATCGGAGGACTACCTCGGGACTTCGGTGACGGAGGCTGTGATTACGGTTCCGGCTTACTTCAACGATGCACAGCGTCAGGCGACGAAAGATGCGGGCAGGATTGCCGGGCTTGACGTGAAGCGCATTGTGAACGAGCCGACGGCGGCTGCGCTGGCGTATGGGCTGGATAAGAAGAAGGACGAGACGATTGCGGTCTATGACTTCGGCGGCGGAACGTTCGATATCTCGATCCTAGAGGTTGGCGAAGGCGTGATTGAGGTGAAGTCGACCAATGGCGATACGCATCTTGGCGGCGACAATCTCGACCAGCGCATTGTGGATTGGCTGATTGCGGAGTTCAAGTCGGAGACTGGGCTTGATCTGCACTCGAAGGGCAACGAGATGGCGCTGCAGCGGCTGAAGGATGCTGCGGAGCGGGCGAAGATCGAGTTGTCGACGGCGCAGGAGACGGAGATTAATCTGCCGTTTATTACTGCCGATGCGAGTGGGCCGAAGCACCTGGTGCGGAAGTTGACGCGTGCGAAGCTGGAGTCGCTGGTCGATGATCTGCTGCAGCGGTCGATTGGACCTTGCAAGCAGGCGATGAAGGACGCCGGTGTGGATGCGAGCAAGATCGACGAGGTGGTTCTCGTCGGTGGACAGACTCGTATGCCGAAGATTCAGCAGCTGGTGAAGGATCTGTTCGGCAAGGAGCCGCATAAGGGTGTGAACCCGGATGAAGTCGTGGCGATCGGCGCGGCGGTTCAGGCTGGCGTGCTGGCGGGCGAGGTGAAGGATCTGTTGCTGCTCGACGTGACTCCGCTGACGTTGTCGATTGAGACGATGGGCGGTGTGGCGACGGCGATGATCAACCGGAATACGACGATTCCGACGAAGAAGACGGAGACGTTCTCGACGGCGGCGGACTCGCAGACTGAGGTTGAGGTGCATGTGCTGCAGGGAGAACGGCCGATGGCGTCGCAGAACCGGACACTGGGCAAGTTCAAGCTGGCTGGAATTCCTCCGGCTCCGCGTGGCGTGCCGCAGATCGAGGTTACGTTTGACATCGACGCCAACGGCATTCTGAATGTGACGGCGAAGGACAATGCGACGGGAAAAGACCAGAAGATTACGATTACCAGTTCGTCGGGCCTGAGCAAGGAAGAGGTTGAGCGGATGGCGAAGGATGCCGAGGCTCATGCTGCGGAAGACAAAGAGCAGCGCGATGCGGTTGAGGCTCGGAATGGGCTGGATTCGCTGGTCTACAACATTGAGAAGATGTTGAAGGATGCCGGCGATAAGGTTCAGGCATCAGATAAGAGCGAGGTTGAGACGGCGCTGGCCGAGGCGAAGACGACTCTGGCGGGTACGCCGAGTGCGACAGAGCTGAATGCTGCGAAGGATCGTCTAACGACGGTGAGCCACAAGCTGGCTGAGGCGATGTACAAGGCCTCTGCGGCTTCAGCACCGACCGATGGTGCGACAGGCGCGACCGAAGCTCATGAGGAGCCGAAGAAGGATGAAGGCGTGATTGATGCTGAGTACGTCGACGTCGATGAAAAGAAGTAA
- a CDS encoding Fpg/Nei family DNA glycosylase has protein sequence MPEGNEIHRWAERHAAAFAGKNVRVDGPQGRFTDAEMIDGRKLRRVLAVGKHLGYDFGKDLILHVHLGLQGDFTEGSGPLPEVRGALRLRMWNEAAVKKPAVPGVSKRHAWYSEDDGTGHIEAAKVAWVELRGPMDCSIYSQAKWDALLERLGPDPLNGDGPEKMIARVAKSKKAIGELLMDQSVAAGVGNIFRAELLFRARLNPFTPGREVEESTLRSIWKEAGVLMKAGMVDRRIVTTKPKDRPHKRGPVLKEEAHYVYRRQGRPCWISGTKILTKVMAGRNLFWCPVCQAGPDSQAE, from the coding sequence ATGCCTGAGGGAAATGAGATTCATCGCTGGGCGGAGCGGCATGCTGCAGCGTTTGCCGGGAAGAACGTTCGGGTGGATGGGCCGCAGGGGCGGTTTACTGACGCGGAGATGATTGATGGCAGGAAGCTGCGGCGGGTGCTGGCTGTGGGGAAGCATCTGGGATATGACTTCGGGAAGGATCTAATTCTGCATGTGCATCTTGGACTGCAGGGGGACTTTACGGAGGGCTCGGGGCCGCTGCCTGAGGTGCGTGGCGCGCTGCGGTTGCGGATGTGGAATGAGGCGGCGGTGAAGAAGCCTGCGGTGCCGGGGGTGAGTAAGCGGCATGCGTGGTACTCGGAGGATGATGGGACGGGTCATATTGAGGCGGCGAAGGTGGCCTGGGTGGAGTTGCGCGGGCCGATGGACTGCTCGATCTACTCGCAGGCGAAGTGGGATGCGCTGCTGGAGCGGCTGGGGCCTGATCCGCTGAATGGAGATGGGCCGGAGAAGATGATTGCGAGGGTTGCTAAGAGTAAGAAGGCGATTGGGGAGTTGTTGATGGATCAGTCGGTGGCGGCGGGAGTGGGGAATATCTTTCGCGCGGAGTTGCTGTTTCGGGCGAGGCTGAATCCGTTTACGCCGGGGAGGGAGGTAGAGGAGAGCACGCTGCGGTCGATATGGAAGGAGGCGGGCGTGTTGATGAAGGCTGGGATGGTTGACCGGAGGATTGTGACGACGAAGCCGAAGGATCGGCCTCATAAGCGTGGGCCGGTGCTGAAGGAAGAGGCGCATTATGTGTATCGGCGGCAGGGGCGGCCCTGCTGGATCAGCGGGACGAAGATTTTGACGAAGGTAATGGCGGGGCGGAACTTGTTCTGGTGTCCGGTCTGCCAGGCGGGCCCGGATTCACAGGCTGAGTAA